From Argopecten irradians isolate NY chromosome 12, Ai_NY, whole genome shotgun sequence, one genomic window encodes:
- the LOC138305071 gene encoding uncharacterized protein, giving the protein MTTKMAGKLEMRGTCAGGHKDRYHLIVLQVVESDVTPELGLKTCLALNLVKRVYSVNVNQRTDGTEKSGETIEEESKYKHLFSGIGCMPGEYEIKVDPTVTPVVSPPRKIPHTLQNQVNEELDRMEQCGVIIKVEEPTQWVNPIVIVKKPNGTVRLCLDPRELNKAVLREHYPLKTVEEVAANVGTAKVFSTLDAASGFYQINLAEQSTWLTTFNTPYGRYKFERLPFGIHLYFGTTKDKKLSVDASSYGLGARFLQEQQHIVYSSRYLNRSEKNYAQIEKEMLGIVETDHKPLESLFKKPLSSVPPRLQRMMLKVQQYDIVVSYRPGIELYIADILSRAVTATQDMENDVDEFEVHAIDSVPISLQNASQFKRETDNDGVLAKLKQTVMDGLMAS; this is encoded by the exons ATGACGACAAAAATGGCGGGAAAGCTAGAGATGCGTGGCACGTGCGCCGGAGGCCACAAA GACAGGTATCATTTAATTGTTCTACAAGTCGTGGAATCTGACGTTACACCTGAGTTGGGACTCAAAACGTGTCTAGCATTAAACCTAGTGAAGCGCGTGTACTCTGTCAATGTAAATCAAAGGACTGATGGCACTGAGAAATCTGGAGAAACAATAGAGGAAGAGAGCAAATACAAGCATTTGTTCAGTGGTATTGGCTGTATGCCTGGTGAATATGAAATCAAGGTGGACCCAACAGTCACACCAGTAGTATCGCCACCCAGGAAAATACCTCACACACTTCAGAATCAAGTAAATGAGGAACTTGATAGAATGGAACAATGTGGAGTAATTATCAAAGTTGAGGAGCCAACTCAGTGGGTTAACCCTATTGTTATAGTTAAGAAACCTAATGGAACGGTAAGACTATGTCTTGACCCCAGAGAACTGAATAAGGCTGTTTTGAGAGAACATTACCCACTTAAAACTGTGGAAGAAGTTGCTGCTAATGTTGGCACAGCAAAAGTTTTCAGTACATTGGACGCAGCGTCTGGATTTTATCAGATTAATTTGGCTGAACAGAGTACCTGGCTCACAACATTCAACACTCCTTACGGTCGCTACAAGTTTGAACGCTTACCATTTGGAATC CACCTGTACTTCGGTACTACAAAGGATAAAAAGCTATCAGTTGATGCCTCATCATATGGATTGGGAGCAAGGTTCTTACAGGAACAACAACATATCGTGTACTCGTCAAGATATCTAAATAGGTCTGAAAAGAACTATGCACAGATTGAAAAGGAGATGCTGGGAATAGTGGAAACTGATCATAAGCCTCTGGAGAGCTTGTTTAAGAAGCCATTGTCGAGTGTCCCTCCCAGACTGCAACGCATGATGCTCAAAGTACAGCAGTATGATATAGTTGTGTCTTACCGTCCTGGTATAGAACTTTACATCGCTGATATCCTAAGTCGTGCTGTCACAGCCACACAGGACATGGAAAATGACGTTGACGAGTTTGAGGTTCACGCGATTGACTCTGTACCAATCAGTCTACAGAACGCCAGTCAGTTCAAGAGAGAAACGGACAATGATGGAGTATTGGCCAAACTGAAACAGACTGTGATGGATGGATTGATGGCCTCATGA
- the LOC138304661 gene encoding transmembrane protein 168-like, translated as MKMKDLRLTSYMGYLPNVILVAALALGLYTQWQYSQNTVILVVAILGLFVFGLSCACQYYFNFESLGRTILHIWLGCILGVIVFSKEQKEIEYIMTQEVMNILFMTSLAVSCFWAVTQRVMRLIKHEAKLCESTELLECLGLSVATLLTGQQAVPISLFVISVICHLMAIRLKSIFGLVNFIGMIVVALVFFRDEKLYINTYGLICFVGRHTCPPVIDLYFSDLTTLDRWQTFFNFSRLLRHLSVFFVFVINVTLAVFVGKQITSHKEWFVVVPIFAVFSLIWLCFHIIYIISCWKLMSKVTECNSLYKSISDEGRSLNRIMSSKGVRHFSLVSVRLICVTLFTTLVLLGLGWTTRTGYSQALLFIVLPLECMTLSLFRELGDSLGGTAIGYAIISPISGQRPGSGVKLYAPSSVQDMGSYAMATLNKICQFFDFHMINNFGTDFSSSGMSQEFLESKVKAFFGRCCLGENGPRYDTYLLYYSGDVYDTGDWALADNKNLRLETLLEWWSEKNIDSGARLILVLDSLHSYHWAKEVRYIRDNFVAVQTCRYKFRQEDLEQGEKHPAGSFSQDWVHYNMDAAIEQDWLDKERTTRAIYGVSKRWTDFTFHMPTERDIADHCDSSFPKLVKPLVQVVNYRGVPCHGVSLCFCCDIVLRCLKRKRMRWLPPKEVDTKHGFKLVQS; from the exons ATGAAAATGAAAGATCTGCGTCTTACTAGCTACATGGGCTATTTGCCTAATGTCATTTTGGTAGCGGCTTTAGCACTAGGACTCTACACGCAGTGGCAGTATAGCCAGAACACTGTGATACTTGTTGTCGCGATACttggtttgtttgtgtttggATTGTCATGTGCTTGTCAATACTACTTCAATTTCGAGTCACTTGGACGCACCATCTTACACATATGGCTAGGCTGTATATTAGGAGTAATAGTGTTCTCAAAGGAACAGAAGGAGATTGAGTACATAATGACACAAGAGGTGATGAATATTCTCTTTATGACTAGTCTTGCTGTGTCCTGTTTCTGGGCTGTTACCCAACGCGTCATGAGGTTAATTAAACATGAGGCGAAGCTGTGCGAGTCTACAGAACTGTTAGAGTGCCTTGGTTTGTCAGTAGCAACACTTCTCACAGGACAACAAGCCGTTCCGATCTCCCTTTTCGTCATTTCAGTCATCTGTCATTTAATGGCGATACGACTCAAATCCATATTTGGACTAGTAAATTTCATAGGAATGATTGTTGTAGCTTTAGTATTTTTCAGAGATGAAAAGCtctacataaatacatatggACTGATTTGCTTTGTGGGTCGACACACATGTCCTCCGGTTATTGACCTGTATTTCTCGGATTTGACAACACTAGATAGATGGCAGACATTTTTCAATTTCTCCAGATTACTAAggcatctttctgtattttttgtgtttgtgaTTAATGTAACATTAGCAGTGTTTGTTGGGAAACAGATCACATCACACAAGGAGTGGTTTGTTGTTGTACCAATATTTGCAGTTTTTTCATTAATCTGGTTATGTTTCCACATCATCTACATTATTTCCTGTTGGAAACTTATGAGTAAAGTTACAGAGTGTAATAGTTTATACAAAAGCATATCTGACGAAGGGCGGAGTCTTAACAGGATCATGTCATCGAAGGGTGTCCGCCACTTCAGCCTTGTGTCGGTTCGTCTTATTTGTGTTACCTTGTTTACAACGCTGGTACTACTTGGACTTGGATGGACCACCCGAACAGGATACAGCCAGGCTCTTCTGTTTATTGTTCTTCCGTTGGAGTGTATGACTTTGAGTCTCTTCCGAGAACTTGGAGATTCCCTTGGAGGAACAGCTATTGGATATGCTATTATTAGCCCAATCTCAGGTCAAAG acCTGGATCTGGTGTTAAATTGTATGCACCGAGCAGTGTACAGGACATGGGATCTTATGCCATGGCTACCCTGAACAAAATATGTCAGTTCTTCGACTTCCATATGATCAATAACTTTGGCACCGATTTCTCAAGCAGTGGGATGAGTCAGGAGTTCCTAGAGTCTAAAGTAAAGGCATTCTTTGGTCGGTGTTGTTTGGGCGAGAATGGGCCTCGGTACGATACATACCTTCTCTACTATAGCGGTGATGTGTACGACACTGGGGACTGGGCCTTGGCAG ACAACAAAAATCTGAGGTTGGAAACTCTCCTGGAATGGTGGTCAGAGAAGAACATTGACTCTGGGGCAAGGCTTATTTTGGTTTTGGATTCCTTACACTCATACCACTGGGCAAAGGAAGTACGGTACATTCGTGATAATTTTGTGGCCGTTCAGACGTGTCGTTACAAATTCCGTCAAGAGGACCTAGAACAGGGAGAGAAACATCCCGCAGGATCTTTCTCTCAAGACTGGGTACATTACAATATGGACGCGGCCATTGAACAGGACTGGTTGGACAAGGAGCGGACAACACGTGCCATATATGGTGTGTCAAAACGATGGACAGATTTTACATTCCACATGCCAACAGAGAGAGACATAGCAGATCACTGCGACTCAAGCTTCCCCAAACTGGTGAAACCGTTAGTACAGGTGGTTAATTATCGTGGAGTTCCCTGTCATGGGGTGTCactttgtttttgttgtgataTTGTCTTACGATGTTTGAAGCGGAAACGAATGAGGTGGCTCCCGCCTAAAGAAGTGGATACAAAACATGGCTTCAAACTAGTCCAATCATGA